The Saccharomyces cerevisiae S288C chromosome VII, complete sequence genome includes a region encoding these proteins:
- the UTP22 gene encoding rRNA-processing protein UTP22 (Component of the small-subunit processome; required for nuclear export of tRNAs; forms a complex with Rrp7p; may facilitate binding of Utp8p to aminoacylated tRNAs and their delivery to Los1p for export; conserved from yeast to mammals), giving the protein MATSVKRKASETSDQNIVKVQKKHSTQDSTTDNGSKENDHSSQAINERTVPEQENDESDTSPESNEVATNTAATRHNGKVTATESYDIHIARETAELFKSNIFKLQIDELLEQVKLKQKHVLKVEKFLHKLYDILQEIPDWEEKSLAEVDSFFKNKIVSVPFVDPKPIPQNTNYKFNYKKPDISLIGSFALKAGIYQPNGSSIDTLLTMPKELFEKKDFLNFRCLHKRSVYLAYLTHHLLILLKKDKLDSFLQLEYSYFDNDPLLPILRISCSKPTGDSLSDYNFYKTRFSINLLIGFPYKVFEPKKLLPNRNCIRIAQESKEQSLPATPLYNFSVLSSSTHENYLKYLYKTKKQTESFVEATVLGRLWLQQRGFSSNMSHSGSLGGFGTFEFTILMAALLNGGGINSNKILLHGFSSYQLFKGVIKYLATMDLCHDGHLQFHSNPENSSSSPASKYIDEGFQTPTLFDKSTKVNILTKMTVSSYQILKEYAGETLRMLNNVVQDQFSNIFLTNISRFDNLKYDLCYDVQLPLGKYNNLETSLAATFGSMERVKFITLENFLAHKITNVARYALGDRIKYIQIEMVGQKSDFPITKRKVYSNTGGNHFNFDFVRVKLIVNPSECDKLVTKGPAHSETMSTEAAVFKNFWGIKSSLRRFKDGSITHCCVWSTSSSEPIISSIVNFALQKHVSKKAQISNETIKKFHNFLPLPNLPSSAKTSVLNLSSFFNLKKSFDDLYKIIFQMKLPLSVKSILPVGSAFRYTSLCQPVPFAYSDPDFFQDVILEFETSPKWPDEITSLEKAKTAFLLKIQEELSANSSTYRSFFSRDESIPYNLEIVTLNILTPEGYGFKFRVLTERDEILYLRAIANARNELKPELEATFLKFTAKYLASVRHTRTLENISHSYQFYSPVVRLFKRWLDTHLLLGHITDELAELIAIKPFVDPAPYFIPGSLENGFLKVLKFISQWNWKDDPLILDLVKPEDDIRDTFETSIGAGSELDSKTMKKLSERLTLAQYKGIQMNFTNLRNSDPNGTHLQFFVASKNDPSGILYSSGIPLPIATRLTALAKVAVNLLQTHGLNQQTINLLFTPGLKDYDFVVDLRTPIGLKSSCGILSATEFKNITNDQAPSNFPENLNDLSEKMDPTYQLVKYLNLKYKNSLILSSRKYIGVNGGEKGDKNVITGLIKPLFKGAHKFRVNLDCNVKPVDDENVILNKEAIFHEIAAFGNDMVINFETD; this is encoded by the coding sequence ATGGCTACAAGtgttaaaagaaaagcatcTGAGACTTCTGACCAGAATATTGTTAAAGTGCAAAAGAAACATTCCACACAGGACAGCACAACTGACAACGGatccaaagaaaatgatcACAGTAGTCAAGCCATCAACGAGCGTACCGTGCCCGAGCAAGAAAACGACGAAAGCGATACTTCACCTGAAAGTAACGAGGTCGCTACTAACACTGCTGCGACTCGCCACAATGGAAAGGTTACTGCAACAGAGTCCTATGATATTCACATAGCTAGAGAAACGGCTGAATTATTCAAGtctaatattttcaagttACAAATTGACGAATTACTGGAGCAAGTGAAgttaaaacaaaaacatgtTCTGAAAGTCGAAAAATTTCTACACAAGTTATATGATATTCTCCAGGAAATTCCTGATTGGGAGGAAAAGTCATTAGCTGAAGTGGActccttcttcaaaaacaagattGTTTCTGTTCCATTTGTTGACCCCAAACCTATTCCTCAAAATACTAATTATAAATTCAATTACAAGAAACCAGACATCTCCTTAATTGGCTCCTTTGCTCTTAAAGCTGGAATTTATCAACCTAACGGCTCTTCCATTGATACTTTACTAACAATGCCAAAGGAGTTgttcgaaaaaaaagatttcttAAATTTCAGGTGCTTACACAAGAGGAGCGTTTATTTAGCATACCTAACCCACCACctattgatattattgaaaaaagataaattaGACTCATTTTTGCAACTCGAGTATTCTTATTTTGATAATGATCCGCTTTTACCAATTTTAAGAATTAGTTGTTCCAAACCAACGGGTGATTCTCTTTCTGATTATAACTTTTACAAGACCAGATTCTCTATCAACTTGCTTATTGGTTTCCCATACAAAGTCTTTGAACCAAAAAAACTGTTACCCAATAGAAACTGTATTAGAATAGCACAAGAAAGCAAAGAGCAATCTTTACCAGCCACTCCTCTTTACAATTTTTCAGtgttatcttcttcaacacATGAAAACTACCTGAAGTATTTATACAAGACGAAGAAACAAACAGAATCTTTTGTTGAAGCTACTGTTTTAGGTAGATTATGGCTGCAGCAACGTGGGTTTTCATCCAATATGTCGCATTCTGGTTCATTGGGTGGATTCGGTACTTTTGAATTTACTATCTTGATGGCAGCGTTATTAAACGGTGGTGGTATAAATAGTAACAAGATATTACTTCACGGGTTTTCATCATACCAATTGTTTAAAGGTGTAATAAAATACTTAGCCACTATGGATTTGTGCCACGACGGCCATTTACAATTTCATTCTAATCCAGAGAATTCCTCCAGTTCACCAGCTTCTAAATATATTGATGAGGGTTTCCAAACTCCAACCTTATTTGATAAGTCAACCAAGGTCAATATTCTTACAAAAATGACTGTTTCTTcttatcaaattttgaaagaatatgCCGGTGAAACATTGAGAATGCTAAACAACGTTGTTCAAGACCAATtctcaaatatttttttgactAATATTAGCCGTTTTGACAATTTGAAGTACGATCTGTGTTACGATGTACAGTTACCTTTGGGTAAGTACAATAATTTAGAAACTTCTTTAGCTGCTACATTTGGGTCAATGGAAAGAGTAAAATTTATTACTCTGGAGAATTTCCTCGCCCACAAGATTACAAATGTTGCAAGGTATGCATTGGGCGATAGAATCAAATATATCCAAATTGAAATGGTTGGTCAAAAGTCCGATTTTCCAAtcaccaaaagaaaagtgtACTCTAACACAGGAGGTAACCATTTCAACTTTGATTTTGTAAGAGTAAAATTGATTGTTAACCCCTCTGAATGTGACAAATTAGTCACCAAGGGCCCTGCTCATTCTGAAACTATGTCTACAGAAGCAGCCGTTtttaagaatttttggGGAATTAAATCTTCCTTAAGAAGATTCAAGGATGGCTCCATCACCCATTGTTGTGTTTGGTCTACATCCTCATCAGAGCCCATCATTTCCTCAATTGTTAACTTTGCATTGCAGAAAcatgtttcaaaaaaggCACAAATATCAAATGAGACTATCAAGAAGTTTCATAATTTCCTACCGTTGCCAAACTTACCCTCAAGTGCTAAAACATCAGTTTTGAACTTGAGCAGCTTTTTCAACTTAAAGAAATCCTTTGACGATTTATACAAAATAATTTTCCAAATGAAGTTACCGCTTTCTGTAAAATCAATCTTACCGGTTGGCTCTGCATTTAGATACACTTCCTTATGCCAACCAGTACCATTCGCATACTCTGATCCAGATTTCTTTCAAGACGTCATTTTGGAATTTGAAACCTCACCTAAATGGCCAGATGAAATTACTTCCTTAGAAAAGGCTAAAACAgcttttcttctcaaaattcaagaagaaTTAAGCGCTAACTCTTCAACTTATAGGTCGTTTTTCAGCAGAGATGAATCCATCCCATACAATTTAGAAATTGTAACCTTGAACATCTTGACACCTGAAGGTTATGGATTCAAATTCAGAGTTCTAACTGAACGTGACGAAATCCTTTATTTAAGAGCTATAGCGAATGCTAGGAATGAGTTGAAACCAGAATTGGAGGCCACATTCCTAAAATTTACTGCAAAATATCTGGCTTCCGTAAGACATACTCGTACTTTGGAGAATATATCTCATTCGTATCAATTCTACTCCCCTGTGGTAAGACTATTCAAAAGATGGTTGGACACTCATTTATTACTAGGTCATATAACGGACGAATTAGCAGAGTTGATTGCCATTAAACCTTTTGTTGATCCTGCACCATATTTCATTCCAGGTTCTCTTGAAAACGGTTTCCTCAAAGTGCTTAAGTTTATAAGTCAATGGAACTGGAAAGATGATCCATTGATTTTAGATCTAGTAAAACCAGAAGATGATATAAGAGATACATTTGAAACAAGTATTGGAGCTGGCTCAGAGCTAGACTCCAAAACGATGAAAAAGCTTTCTGAAAGATTAACCCTAGCACAATATAAGGGCATTCAAATGAACTTCACGAACTTGAGGAACAGTGATCCCAACGGTACAcatttgcaattttttgttgccTCTAAGAACGATCCAAGCGGTATTCTTTATTCATCAGGTATCCCACTACCCATTGCTACAAGGCTTACAGCATTAGCTAAAGTAGCCGTGAATCTTTTACAGACACACGGTTTAAACCAGCAAACTATCAATCTTTTATTCACGCCTGGATTAAAAGATTACGATTTTGTCGTTGATTTGAGGACACCAATAGGTTTGAAATCATCCTGTGGTATACTTTCAGCCACAGAGTTCAAGAATATAACTAACGATCAAGCCCCATCGAACTTTCCAGAGaatttgaatgatttaagtgaaaaaatggatCCAACATACCAGTTAGTGAAGTATTTGAACTTGAAGTACAAGAATAGTTTGATTTTATCAAGCCGCAAGTATATAGGTGTGAATGGTGGAGAGAAAGGAGATAAAAATGTCATCACAGGGCTAATAAAGCCACTCTTCAAGGGAGCCCACAAATTTAGAGTAAACTTGGATTGCAACGTTAAACCAGTGGATGATGAGAATGTGATTTTAAATAAAGAAGCCATATTTCATGAGATTGCTGCATTCGGGAATGACATGGTTATAAATTTTGAGACAGATTAG
- the PRP31 gene encoding U4/U6-U5 snRNP complex subunit PRP31 (Splicing factor; component of the U4/U6-U5 snRNP complex; homologous to human PRPF31 and used to study retinitis pigmentosa) produces MSSEEDYFDELEYDLADEVNEEKEDIQTKKLTTVNCQTEKFNPFEILPESIELFRTLALISPDRLSLSETAQILPKIVDLKRILQQQEIDFIKLLPFFNEIIPLIKSNIKLMHNFLISLYSRRFPELSSLIPSPLQYSKVISILENENYSKNESDELFFHLENKAKLTREQILVLTMSMKTSFKNKEPLDIKTRTQILEANSILENLWKLQEDIGQYIASKISIIAPNVCFLVGPEIAAQLIAHAGGVLEFSRIPSCNIASIGKNKHLSHELHTLESGVRQEGYLFASDMIQKFPVSVHKQMLRMLCAKVSLAARVDAGQKNGDRNTVLAHKWKAELSKKARKLSEAPSISETKALPIPEDQPKKKRAGRKFRKYKEKFRLSHVRQLQNRMEFGKQEQTVLDSYGEEVGLGMSNTSLQQAVGATSGSRRSAGNQAKLTKVMKHRISEANQQADEFLISLGHNTEQPNLSPEMVQMHKKQHTNPEEETNWFSGHG; encoded by the coding sequence ATGAGCTCTGAAGAGGACTATTTCGATGAGCTCGAATATGACCTTGCCGATGAAGTTaatgaggaaaaagaagacatACAAACTAAAAAGCTCACTACGGTAAATTGtcaaacagaaaaattcaatCCATTCGAAATTCTTCCGGAAAGTATAGAATTATTCAGGACGTTGGCACTCATCAGTCCTGATAGGTTATCTCTATCAGAGACAGCACAgattttaccaaaaattgTCGATTTAAAAAGAATCCTTCAACAACAAGAAATAGATTTCATTAAACTGTTACCGTTTTTTAACGAAATCATCCCCCTCATCAAGAGCAATATAAAATTAATGCACAATTTTCTAATCTCACTGTACAGTAGACGTTTTCCAGAACTATCTTCATTGATACCATCACCATTACAATACTCAAAAGTGATAAGCATActggaaaatgaaaattattcaaaaaacgAAAGTGATGAACTATTTTTCcacttggaaaataaagcAAAATTGACCAGAGAGCAGATCCTCGTTTTAACAATGTCCATGAAGACgtctttcaaaaacaaagagCCATTGGACATCAAAACGAGGACGCAAATTTTAGAAGCAAATAGCatattggaaaatttaTGGAAACTACAAGAAGATATAGGTCAATACATAGCCTCAAAGATATCAATAATTGCCCCTAACGTGTGTTTCTTGGTAGGCCCGGAGATAGCAGCCCAATTAATAGCACATGCTGGAGGGGTTTTGGAGTTCAGTCGCATTCCCAGTTGCAACATTGCGTCCATTGGGAAGAATAAGCACCTCTCACATGAGTTACATACATTAGAGAGTGGAGTACGACAAGAAGGATATCTATTTGCTTCTGACATGATTCAGAAATTTCCCGTTTCTGTCCATAAACAAATGCTTAGGATGCTTTGTGCAAAAGTATCACTAGCCGCAAGAGTTGATGCTGGCCAGAAAAACGGTGATAGAAATACAGTTTTAGCTCATAAATGGAAAGCCGAACTATCGAAGAAAGCTAGAAAGCTATCAGAAGCCCCGAGCATTTCTGAAACGAAGGCTCTACCTATTCCGGAGGACCAacccaaaaagaaaagagctGGGAGAAAATTTAGGAAGTACAAGGAAAAATTCAGACTATCGCATGTCAGACAATTACAAAATAGGATGGAATTTGGCAAGCAAGAACAAACTGTTCTTGATTCCTATGGTGAAGAAGTTGGTTTGGGTATGTCTAATACTTCTTTACAACAAGCAGTAGGAGCTACATCAGGTTCCAGAAGATCTGCTGGTAATCAAGCCAAGCTAACAAAGGTAATGAAGCACAGGATTTCTGAGGCTAATCAGCAAGCTGACGAATTCCTAATCTCCTTGGGTCATAATACAGAGCAACCGAATCTGTCGCCAGAGATGGTTCAAATGCACAAGAAACAGCATACTAACCCAGAAGAAGAGACCAATTGGTTTTCCGGTCATGGTTAG
- the DBF2 gene encoding serine/threonine-protein kinase DBF2 (Ser/Thr kinase involved in transcription and stress response; functions as part of a network of genes in exit from mitosis; localization is cell cycle regulated; activated by Cdc15p during the exit from mitosis; also plays a role in regulating the stability of SWI5 and CLB2 mRNAs; phosphorylates Chs2p to regulate primary septum formation and Hof1p to regulate cytokinesis; DBF2 has a paralog, DBF20, that arose from the whole genome duplication), whose protein sequence is MLSKSEKNVDLLAGNMSNLSFDGHGTPGGTGLFPNQNITKRRTRPAGINDSPSPVKPSFFPYEDTSNMDIDEVSQPDMDVSNSPKKLPPKFYERATSNKTQRVVSVCKMYFLEHYCDMFDYVISRRQRTKQVLEYLQQQSQLPNSDQIKLNEEWSSYLQREHQVLRKRRLKPKNRDFEMITQVGQGGYGQVYLARKKDTKEVCALKILNKKLLFKLNETKHVLTERDILTTTRSEWLVKLLYAFQDLQSLYLAMEFVPGGDFRTLLINTRCLKSGHARFYISEMFCAVNALHDLGYTHRDLKPENFLIDAKGHIKLTDFGLAAGTISNERIESMKIRLEKIKDLEFPAFTEKSIEDRRKMYNQLREKEINYANSMVGSPDYMALEVLEGKKYDFTVDYWSLGCMLFESLVGYTPFSGSSTNETYDNLRRWKQTLRRPRQSDGRAAFSDRTWDLITRLIADPINRLRSFEHVKRMSYFADINFSTLRSMIPPFTPQLDSETDAGYFDDFTSEADMAKYADVFKRQDKLTAMVDDSAVSSKLVGFTFRHRNGKQGSSGILFNGLEHSDPFSTFY, encoded by the coding sequence ATGCTATCaaaatcagaaaaaaatgtcgACCTCTTGGCAGGCAATATGAGCAATTTGAGTTTCGATGGGCATGGGACTCCTGGGGGCACTGGACTATTTCCTAACCAAAATATAACAAAGAGGAGGACAAGGCCTGCGGGTATCAATGATTCACCTTCGCCGGTAAAACCAtccttttttccttacGAAGATACTTCCAACATGGACATAGACGAAGTATCTCAACCTGATATGGATGTCTCGAACTCTCCCAAGAAGCTTCCACCAAAGTTTTACGAAAGAGCAACTTCAAATAAAACACAGAGAGTTGTTAGTGTTTGCAAAATGTACTTTCTAGAACATTACTGTGATATGTTTGACTATGTAATTAGTAGAAGACAACGCACGAAGCAAGTTCTAGAATACCTGCAACAGCAAAGCCAACTTCCGAATTCTGACCAGATTAAACTCAACGAAGAGTGGTCCTCTTACTTACAAAGGGAACATCAGgttttgagaaaaagaaggttgaaaccaaaaaatAGGGATTTTGAAATGATCACACAAGTAGGTCAAGGTGGTTATGGGCAAGTTTATTTAGCCAGAAAGAAAGACACAAAAGAGGTGTGtgctttgaaaattttgaacaaaaaacTATTGTTTAAGCTCAACGAGACAAAACACGTTTTAACTGAAAGAGATATCCTAACCACGACAAGGTCTGAATGGTTAGTAAAACTTCTGTATGCATTCCAAGACCTACAAAGTTTATACCTGGCTATGGAATTTGTACCAGGCGGTGATTTTCGTACATTATTAATAAATACTAGATGCTTGAAAAGTGGCCATGCGAGATTTTACATCAGTGAAATGTTTTGCGCTGTTAATGCGTTACATGATTTAGGCTATACACATAGAGATTTAAAGCCGGAAAACTTCTTAATCGATGCCAAGGGACATATAAAATTAACAGATTTTGGTTTGGCTGCTGGTACGATTTCtaatgaaagaattgaaagtATGAAGATAAGGttagaaaaaatcaaggaCCTGGAATTTCCAGCGTTTACAGAGAAATCTATAGAagatagaagaaaaatgtaCAACCAGTTGAGGGAGAAGGAAATTAATTATGCGAACTCCATGGTTGGGTCTCCGGATTATATGGCTTTGGAGGTTTTAgaaggaaagaaatatGACTTTACTGTGGATTACTGGTCGTTGGGTTGTATGCTGTTCGAAAGTTTAGTTGGTTATACACCATTTAGTGGATCATCGACTAATGAGACCTATGACAACTTAAGGCGCTGGAAACAAACTTTAAGAAGACCGAGACAATCTGATGGGAGGGCAGCATTCTCCGATAGAACTTGGGATTTAATAACAAGATTGATTGCCGATCCAATCAATCGATTAAGATCCTTCGAACATGTTAAACGCATGTCTTATTTTGCAGATATAAACTTTAGTACTTTGAGGTCAATGATCCCGCCTTTTACACCCCAACTAGACAGCGAAACTGATGCCGGTTATTTTGATGACTTCACCAGTGAGGCTGACATGGCCAAATATGCtgatgttttcaaaagacaAGACAAATTAACGGCTATGGTAGATGACTCGGCAGTATCATCAAAACTTGTTGGGTTCACTTTCCGACATAGAAATGGTAAACAGGGTTCCAGTGGCATCTTATTCAACGGACTGGAACACTCAGACCCCTTTTCAACCTTTTACTAG
- the DRN1 gene encoding Drn1p (Splicing factor that modulates turnover of branched RNAs by Dbr1p; interacts with spliceosomal components and branched RNA splicing products; enhances Dbr1p debranching in vitro; conserved protein with domain organization identical from yeast to human; N-terminal homology to Dbr1p N-terminus, but Dbr1p catalytic residues not conserved; relocalizes to the cytosol in response to hypoxia) produces the protein MTNAKILVAHISESDADEAIRKIKKVNEKSGPFDLIIIFSNSYDENFELNTDGLPQLILLSCDKANNSKSKKINENVTLLHNMGTYKLANGITLSYFIYPDDTLQGEKKSILDEFGKSEDQVDILLTKEWGLSISERCGRLSGSEVVDELAKKLQARYHFAFSDEINFYELEPFQWERERLSRFLNIPKYGSGKKWAYAFNMPIGDNELKDEPEPPNLIANPYNSVVTNSNKRPLETETENSFDGDKQVLANREKNENKKIRTILPSSCHFCFSNPNLEDHMIISIGKLVYLTTAKGPLSVPKGDMDISGHCLIIPIEHIPKLDPSKNAELTQSILAYEASLVKMNYIKFDMCTIVFEIQSERSIHFHKQVIPVPKYLVLKFCSALDRQVHFNNEKFTRNAKLEFQCYDSHSSKQYVDVINNQSNNYLQFTVYETPEADPKIYLATFNASETIDLQFGRRVLAFLLNLPRRVKWNSSTCLQTKQQETIEAEKFQKAYRTYDISLTEN, from the coding sequence ATGACAAATGCAAAGATTTTAGTAGCTCATATAAGTGAAAGCGATGCCGATGAGGCTATCAGAAAGATCAAGAAAgtgaatgaaaaatcagGGCCCTTTGATCTAATAATTATATTCAGTAACTCgtatgatgaaaattttgagcTGAATACTGATGGGTTACCTCAACTAATACTACTATCGTGTGATAAGGCTAACAATTCGAAATCCAAAAagataaatgaaaatgtaACATTGCTGCATAATATGGGTACTTATAAATTAGCAAATGGAATCACtctttcatattttatttatcCGGATGATACTCTTCAAggggagaaaaaaagcataCTGGACGAATTTGGCAAAAGTGAGGATCAGGTAGACATTCTCCTTACAAAAGAATGGGGCCTTTCGATCTCTGAGAGATGTGGAAGGTTGTCTGGAAGTGAAGTTGTTGATGAATTGGCGAAAAAGTTACAAGCAAGGTACCATTTTGCCTTTTCAGATGAAATAAACTTTTACGAATTAGAGCCTTTCCAGTGGGAAAGAGAGCGCTTATCGAGGTTCCTCAATATTCCAAAATATGGATCTGGAAAGAAATGGGCCTATGCATTCAATATGCCAATAGGGGACAACGAACTAAAGGATGAACCTGAACCGCCCAACTTGATAGCTAACCCGTATAATAGCGTGGTTACAAACAGCAATAAAAGGCCACTAGAAACAGAAACAGAGAATTCGTTCGATGGAGACAAACAGGTACTTGCTAATagagaaaagaatgaaaataaaaaaattcgaaCGATTTTGCCGTCAAGTTGTCATTTCTGCTTTTCAAATCCAAACCTCGAGGATCATATGATAATATCAATCGGCAAACTAGTGTATTTAACCACAGCGAAGGGACCTTTAAGTGTTCCTAAGGGTGATATGGATATCTCAGGCCATTGCCTCATTATTCCCATTGAACATATTCCGAAATTAGATCCAAGCAAGAACGCAGAGTTGACACAGAGTATTTTGGCTTATGAAGCTAGTCTTGTGAAGATGAACTACATAAAATTTGATATGTGCACGATTGTCTTCGAAATACAGTCTGAACGTTCTATTCATTTCCACAAACAAGTTATTCCCGTTCCAAAATACCTCGTTCTAAAGTTCTGCAGTGCCTTAGATAGACAGGTTCATTTCAATAACGAAAAATTCACAAGAAATGCTAAGCTAGAGTTCCAATGTTACGATTCACACTCTTCCAAACAATATGTGGATGTAATTAACAACCAATCCAATAATTATTTACAATTTACCGTCTACGAGACTCCTGAAGCGGACCCAAAGATATATTTGGCCACATTTAATGCCAGTGAGACAATAGATCTGCAGTTTGGACGACGTGTACTAGCCTTTTTACTTAACTTGCCACGCAGGGTGAAATGGAATTCTTCAACCTGTTTACAAACTAAGCAACAAGAGACTATAGAGGCtgaaaagtttcaaaagGCCTACAGGACCTATGACATTTCTCTCACAGAAAACTAA